The genomic window GACTGGGGCAACTTTGCTGGTTTCTTCTGGGTAAGTTTACGTCCTTTGCAGCATTTCTTTACTAACAGATAAGGCCGGTATTTGCTTTCTTTGCATTGTCTACACCTTCTTCCGACTGCCTGAGCCTAATGGCCGGTCCTTCGCCGAGCTGGATGTGCTGTTTGAGAAGCGTATCAGCGCCAGAAAGTTTGCCTCAACTGAGGTCGATGTGTTCCATGAGGTGGTGGAAGAAAAGGTCATGGATCAGTATGAAAAGGCTGAGGAGAGGATTGAGAGGGCTGATGAGAAAGCTTGAGCCATGAAAATTGATCAGTTGGTGTGTGTCGTTACATGAGCGGTCTTCTGGCGTCCAATCAAGGGCCAAGCTTCAACTATATCAAAAAACACAATATCGTTACATGAGCAATGGGTAATGATCAATTAAGGAATTGCAAGTGGTAAGACCTCTTATTACGCAACTAGTGGACTCTCAACAGCGATACCGTCTTTAAAGGCAATTTCGAGACCTTCGGGAGTCTTTCCAGTTCCCTTCCATGTCTTGAATAGTCCCTTATCTGATTGTCCAAACACTGGGTCATACTTCGGCTTCGGAACCGACCAAGACTTTTCAAAATCTCCTCCACTCTGAACAAAGTCCCAGTCGCCACCATTGTACGCTCCCATCATGGTGTAGCCAGACAGTTTAATCTCTGATAAGGCCTTTCTAGGGTCGTCGGCTTCAATGCCGTGTGCGCCGCCGGGACTCAACAACTTGAATCCGTCATCAGGCTTGACATTGTATGTCTTGTGAGCCACGCCGGCAGGTATAACAAATACATCGCCGGCTTCTGCTTGCAACTCAATGCCACCCTCTTCCCACGCAGATCCGTATGTATTCTCTTTCATATCCTCCGAGGTATCGGCAACTCCGAATCGAATTGTGGCAGTACCGGAGAGAACTGCCATACACTCATGTGCCTGAGAGTGAAAGTGCGACAGTTGAGTTGCTCCGTAGCGGAATATCCACGAGACCTTCCATTCGTTCTTGGTAAACAAGTCCCAGACCTCTGTCGGGTCGCCGTGGGAAGTATCAGGTCGCTTGGTCAGAACATTCTTGTATTGGAGGAGAGGTCGTGGTGAGTTTGGGACCAGGTCTGTCGGGAAGAGATGGTACTTGTGGACTTCGGCCATGATATTCGTTGGATGCAGAAAGATGAAATGCGAGTGGTAATTAGGCGAGGTGTTGGCTTCATATAAAAGATCGGTAACAGATCCGACTCGGCATCACTATCCGTACCCCGCACGTCACGACGGTTCCGATAGTATATCAATGAAGCCAATCAGTGGGCACCAATGAATTGAGGAAACAAATCCCGACTTAGATAGGGATGCTGAGCCGAGATGAGGTTCAAGTTGATCCGAAGGTTGAACGAAAGCATGTTGGATAGAACGGGATTCAAGACTCTCAGATGTTCGCCGCGTGGATAAGAGTGGGCGTTAGAGTACGCATCTGAGATTACATTGACATGCTTCAACGAGGTCCCCTGTCGGAAGCAAGGAGCAAGAGAAACGGTCTGCCcagagagaaaaaaaaaaaggtaacGAGAAGTGACTGGTCGATAGCAAAATCCAAGTTTTTATCGCCGCGAAGTAACGATTGACTCGCTTTCGTAATTTTGGTGACACttccaaaagaagccatcagccacattAACAAAGACACAGTGATTGACACATGCCAGCATGAAACGGTGAAACCCCAATTGGAAAACGCCATAACCTAGAATAACCTACTATGGCTGTTGGCAAAAGGTTAACGGCTTACGCACCAATGAACGAGGCGGCgagtcttggtgttgctctATATAATTCTTCTCTAGCATCCTTGTCATAGATGCGCCTGTCTTTGGACAAGTAATATCTGATTATTGCCAAACTTACCTAGTATATATCTACAGACCGCAAAGCCTCGCACCTCCCTTTCAACCAACTACTCCGCAATTATTTGCTTAATCCGTTGGGTTACTCTCTCTGGTGATAAGATGAGTGACGTTGATCAACAATAATCCCTCAACTTGGCATCTAATGCCTGGTCTACAGACAGGGACTTCTTTCTACTCGTACCATTGCGTCAATTGACAGGGGCTATTCAAATCCAATTCGCGCTAGAAGTTCTTGCTGTTGCTATCTACAAGGGTACAAGAAACACACAAAAACGACAATGCCTGGTTACATACATCATTCTACAACCCATACTATACGAACAAAGAACCTTGAGGTAGGTTTAAAACAAAGGTGCAAGATGGCTATGACTTCAAGGACATCATGTGTCACGATGCTGGCAGTCAAGGGGTTCAGTTGCAGCAACACACGGGTGCCTTGTATTCTTTCGAGACAGTTGTTATATGGTGTCCCTGGCGTCCAAAACTCGACAAATACTGCCGAACGCCATAAATACTGAGTTTGTATTCAGATACCTCAATGACACACACACTGGCCCCTATTGCCCAACCTCTTAGGCGATATCATCCCGCTTGCCTACCTTGGAACATGCCGGACTCTCGGGGAAGATCAGTGCGATATCACTAATTTTCGTATCGACATTCTACCGACTACTTTTCATCTATTCTCTGGTATGTGATGCTCGTATAGCTTGGTGGCGGTAGCATTGGTCTTAGTGCCAAAACATCATGCGGTGAAAGTCTATACGAGCCTTCAGTCAAGACCTTAGATGCAGCTACTTCATGTAAGGGATAGCGATCAAGACGGGTCCCTTGGAAAGTCTAGACTGCGCTAGCTGTTACTCAACCGACCCAATTGCCCTAGAGACCTCTCCACGATGCCGTGTGCTTGTTCTCAATTGGAACCGGTTTATCACCGAGCAGTGACACGTTGATTCGATCCGTGTATCCAAAATCAAAGAAACATGATCTCAATCCCGGTGGTTGGAGCCCAACAACATCTCAATCACCTCTTCCGGTCAAGTCCTGCAAAAGTTAGACATCCGGACCTCGTATTAGTGGAGCCTCGTCGCCGATCAAAGAGGCTGGCAGGACGGCGGGTCCGGAGTGATCGGGACCTCGGCAGCGTGGCTAACCCAGCAACGGTTAAGGTTGAAGAATCCTGATTAGGGCCATGGGTCGGTGCCCAAGTTGAGGCTATTTCAGCATGATCCTGACGTCAAATGGCCCGTCCCGTTGAGGGTCTTTCCACTTTCTCACGACCAATATCTTCTAGCTCCCACTTTTGCCCTCGGTAAATTCAGCTGAAGGGTTCCCCACAGTCCAGGCCATGATATCATCAGACCCATCAACCTGTCAAACATGCAGCCCTGTTCGCGTGGTTGATGGCTGGTAGACTAATCACTCGATGGAGACTTGACACTATCTCGGATACGAGGGTTGGCTTCAAACTACGGTACTGTTCCGCTTCTTGTGGCAAGTAAAGGTATATATAACGCATCTGATTCCTTCAGTTAcaatccatctcatcatcaactcaCACACTCAACACTCTCAACTCTACTCATCAACatgatcaacaacatcgttgtggctttggctttggcctctgctgcctctgctgctcctctcGCTCGCCGCGATGAGTGCCAGGATGCTTACAAGGCCTGCATCGCTGCTGGAACTCCCGAAGTTGCCTGCAGCTGCACCCTTACCGCTTGCGTAGGCGAGGACAACGCTCGCAACCGCGAGTACTGCGCCAGTGCCACTGCATCTCTGTCTCAGCCTTCCAAGACTGAGATCCCAGGTGGTTGCAACCCTGCCCATCCTGGCTCTTGCCCTTCATCCTACTTCACTTACACTCAGACTGCCCCTGTTGAGACCTTCACCTCTATTCCTGGTATCCCTGGTGGTTGCAACCCTGCTCACCCTGGATCCTGCCCCTCCTCTTACTTTACCTACTCCAAGGTTACAGTGACTGTCGATGAGACTTCGACAGTCAAGCAAACCTTCACCTCTATCCCTGGCATTCCCGGAGGCTGCAACCCTGCTCACCCCGGATCTTGCCCTTCCTCCTACTTTACCTACCCTGTCGCCTCCTCAACTGCGGCTCCTCCGGCccctcccgctcccgctcccacTGGTGGCTCTGGCGATGTCACCTACCCCAGCCCCAAGCCCGTCGACGGCAAGTCTTGGTCCATCAAGGACTTGACCCGATACTGTGGCGAGGACAACTCCGGCTGCGACTACAACTTTGCCATTGAGGCCGACGGCAAGACTCAGCGATGCACAGTCATCCGCATGCCTGGTGCTGATGCCGCCACTGAGAGCTGGTCTGACCAGCCTTGCACCGATGGCTCCGAGTACAAGGTCTCTTGGGGCTATGTCACTGAGCCCGCTCCCGCCTTTGCTGTCATTACTgttgtcaagggcaaggagctgGCCTGGTTTGGTGTCTCTGATGTCAACGGCCAGAAGGTTACCCCTTCCAACCCCTTTGGCTCGGGACAGTACGGCAACTTTGGCCCTGAGCCCGTTTACACTTATTAGACGACGACTACTGGATGACTATACGATGGGACAGGTACAGGAACGGATTGGATCGGATATTAGACGGGTTATAGATACCAGCCACTCATTAATGACAAGCATGTAAATAGATGTAGATAACAGTCGTTGTACGTTGTACATGACAACTAATGAATCGATTGAATATTTTAAGATACTTTTGTGTGCTAGGATTGTGAATTGATTGCACTAAGGGACTTGCAGAATAAGCTGTCAGGTACATCCATGCACTATTTACAACTTTCATATTGCATTCAGAGTTCTAAAATATTGCCTCTAACATTGCACTGGAGTCTAGTCCTGAGCCAATcaagccttgcccttgaggctgAAAGAGTATCGAGCC from Fusarium keratoplasticum isolate Fu6.1 chromosome 10, whole genome shotgun sequence includes these protein-coding regions:
- a CDS encoding Cupin type-1 domain-containing protein gives rise to the protein MAEVHKYHLFPTDLVPNSPRPLLQYKNVLTKRPDTSHGDPTEVWDLFTKNEWKVSWIFRYGATQLSHFHSQAHECMAVLSGTATIRFGVADTSEDMKENTYGSAWEEGGIELQAEAGDVFVIPAGVAHKTYNVKPDDGFKLLSPGGAHGIEADDPRKALSEIKLSGYTMMGAYNGGDWDFVQSGGDFEKSWSVPKPKYDPVFGQSDKGLFKTWKGTGKTPEGLEIAFKDGIAVESPLVA